The Podospora pseudocomata strain CBS 415.72m chromosome 1 map unlocalized CBS415.72m_1, whole genome shotgun sequence genome has a segment encoding these proteins:
- a CDS encoding uncharacterized protein (EggNog:ENOG503NZQZ; COG:S), with amino-acid sequence MSTFKTKVSVTHIGTATTILDIDGITFLTDPFFSPAGTTFEHAGYVLKVHDDPALKLDQLPHIDAVLLSHENHADNLDPLGRQLLDGRRVFTTVDGANNLAPRPDVIGFKDWEERQVRIAGKLFTITATPCTHWPGHECVGFIVHTEDFGVAADGKPNAIYFTGDTVYVPDLARMAEKYHIVIALMNLGKATFDGLQITMDGKQGAQLFKDIKADLLVPMHHESWDHFTQNEPELARELREEGVLDSVRWPKPGVPLRLT; translated from the coding sequence ATGTCAACCTTCAAGACCAAAGTGTCAGTTACCCACATCGGGACCGCCACCACGATCCTCGACATCGACGGTATCACCTTCCTCACtgaccccttcttctcccccgccggCACCACTTTTGAACACGCAGGCTACGTTCTCAAGGTCCACGACGATCCAGCCCTCAAGCTCGATCAGCTCCCCCACATCGACGCGGTCCTCCTCAGCCACGAGAACCACGccgacaacctcgacccTCTCGGCCGTCAGCTCCTCGACGGCAGGCGCGTGTTCACCACCGTCGACGGCGCAAACAACCTCGCCCCTCGCCCCGACGTCATCGGCTTCAAGGACTGGGAAGAGCGTCAGGTCCGCATCGCTGGCAAGCTCTTCACCATCACTGCCACGCCTTGCACACACTGGCCTGGACATGAATGCGTCGGCTTTATCGTCCACACGGAGGACTTTGGCGTCGCGGCTGATGGGAAGCCGAATGCGATTTACTTCACTGGGGATACCGTCTATGTCCCTGACCTGGCGCGCATGGCGGAGAAATATCACATTGTCATTGCTTTGATGAACCTGGGCAAGGCGACGTTTGATGGATTGCAGATCACCATGGACGGCAAGCAGGGGGCGCAGCTGTTTAAGGATATCAAGGCTGATTTGTTGGTTCCTATGCATCATGAGTCGTGGGATCATTTCACGCAGAATGAGCCCGAGTTGGCGAGGGAGctgcgggaggagggggtgttggattCTGTTCGGTGGCCTAAGCCTGGGGTGCCGTTGAGGCTTACCTAA
- a CDS encoding uncharacterized protein (COG:G; EggNog:ENOG503NYSR), with the protein MNSWGIIISFGIFQTYYVSTLDLPPSDISWIGSLAVFLLFFGGIVSGRLTDAGYFRSITTLGSFLIVFGCFMTSLCTTYWQLLLAQGVCIGIGNGCLLTPMMTVMSTYFARKLPLAMGIAACGSVVGGLIYTGMARTLLPSIGFGWTLRAIAFIQLGTLALAMMVVRPRDLPSKGERTLPMVDFTAFREAAFSLFVAGSFLSFMGVFFGFFYLASYARDINGMTYTDSLNLLLALNGIGFVGRLLPTPLARLFGTLNAFIALVLASALAMYTWIAVHSTAGLYGWTALYSIAVGGVQSLMPAAVAVLNSDLGKAGSRLGIVFGAVGIGSLIGSPIAGGLITAGGGSYVGAQVFSGSVLAAGAMLMLGAREIRRWKTSASFWSKL; encoded by the exons atgaACAGCTG GGGAATCATCATATCCTTCGGCATCTTCCAAACCTACTACGTTTCAACCCTTGACCTGCCCCCCTCCGACATCTCCTGGATCGGATCCCTcgccgtcttcctcctcttcttcggcggCATCGTGAGCGGCCGCCTGACCGATGCCGGCTACTTCCGCAGCATCACAACACTCGGTTCATTCCTCATTGTGTTTGGGTGCTTCATGACGTCGCTCTGCACAACCTATTGgcagttgttgttggccCAAGGAGTCTGTATTGGGATTGGCAACGGATGCTTGCTCACACCCATGATGACGGTCATGTCAACCTATTTTGCGCGCAAGCTGCCGCTCGCCATGGGGATCGCAGCCTGTGGGAGTGTTGTGGGCGGTCTTATATACACTGGCATGGCGAGGACATTGTTACCTAGTattgggtttgggtggaCGCTGAGGGCGATTGCGTTCATTCAACTTGGCacgctggcgctggcgatgatggtggtgcggcCGAGAGATTTGCCGTCGAAGGGCGAGAGGACACTGCCAATGGTGGACTTCACTGCTTTTAGAGAAGCTGCGTTCAGTCTGTTTGTTGCTGGGTCCTTCTTG TCGTTCATGGGTGTCTTCTTCGGATTCTTCTACCTCGCTTCCTATGCTCGAGACATCAATGGGATGACCTACACCGACTCCCTGAACCTGTTGCTTGCCCTCAACGGAATCGGCTTTGTAGGCCGACTGCTGCCAACACCCCTCGCCAGGTTGTTCGGTACTCTTAATGCCTTCATCGCACTAGTGTTGGCTTCGGCGTTGGCCATGTACACCTGGATTGCCGTGCATTCAACAGCCGGGCTATACGGTTGGACAGCTTTGTACAGCATCGCTGTAGGCGGCGTTCAGTCCTTGATGCCTGCGGCGGTGGCTGTGTTGAACTCGGACTTGGGCAAGGCGGGATCACGACTGGGGATCGTTTTTGGTGCTGTCGGCATTGGTTCTCTGATCGGGTCGCCGATAGCCGGCGGGCTCATCACTGCTGGGGGTGGATCCTATGTTGGAGCACAAGTTTTCTCAGGGAGTGTTTTGGCAGCGGGAGCAATGCTCATGCTAGGAGCGAGGGAGATCAGGAGATGGAAGACATCTGCAAGTTTCTGGTCCAAGTTATAG
- a CDS encoding uncharacterized protein (EggNog:ENOG503PD04): MNLSTCATRDIHKHSNVSQKMAPPTFPPVPRLLFYPRRPKTRDNETAFRLEALGASRHTTYAQHLWGFTILRTVYTPESDALFPIAMRRLDAWARYSPHQGRFPKYGQAYESKAVTDGEPNEELAKRFYCDVIEDKDRLAGIQSDAEGFAKLRDYFREWLVSVGVQPDLPPNYNDDDDDTDDPDLDPALEPNESHDDPRFRSVLVVDEECLRSLIEELPDETPPLRTAVDREEWLKYLRMGKKAWLWMLDTGYMTRDESQFSPPGFRGWFRLGPTELLWAWYEWKSYQHRQSDPSWKVQEKDGVPGVWWYYYNLGIRPTRRRSAI; encoded by the exons ATGAACCTGTCAACCTGTGCTACCCGTGACATACATAAACATTCAAACGTCTCCCAAAAAATGGCGCCTCCAACCTTTCCCCCGGTTCCCAGGTTGCTCTTCTATCCGCGCCGGCCCAAAACGCGCGATAACGAAACCGCCTTCCGCCTCGAGGCCCTTGGAGCTAGCCGCCACACGACCTACGCCCAGCACCTGTGGGGATTCACCATCCTACGGACAGTCTACACGCCCGAATCGGACGCTCTATTCCCCATCGCCATGCGACGGCTGGACGCGTGGGCACGCTATAGCCCCCACCAGGGCAGATTTCCGAAATATGGACAGGCGTATGAAAGCAAGGCCGTGACCGACGGGGAGCCCAATGAGGAATTGGCAAAGAGGTTCTATTGCGACGTGATAGAGGATAAGGACAGGCTTGCGGGGATTCAGTCGGACGCCGAGGGTTTCGCCAAGCTCAGGGACTACTTCCGGGAGTGGTTGGTTAGCGTGGGCGTGCAGCCAGACCTTCCGCCGAATTAtaacgacgacgacgacgacaccgaCGATCCAGATCTTGATCCCGCCCTTGAGCCCAACGAGAGCCATGACGACCCGAGATTTCGCAGTGTCCTTGTGGTTGACGAGGAGTGCTTGCGTTCGCTGATTGAGGAACTACCCGATGAGACGCCCCCGCTGAGGACGGCAGTGGATAGAGAAGAATGGCTCAAGTACCTGCGCATGGGTAAGAAAGCGTGGCTTTGGATGCTGGATACGGGGTATATGACTCGAGACGAGAGCCAATTTTCTCCTCCTGGATTTCGAGGCTGGTTCAGGCTCGGTCCCACGGAGCTTCTCTGGGCCTGGTACGAATGGAAGAGTTACCAGCATCGCCAATCCGATCCTTCCTGGAAGGttcaagaaaaagacgggGTTCCGGGCGTCTGGTGGTATTATTA CAATCTTGGAATCCGGCCAACTCGACGACGCTCCGCAATCTGA
- a CDS encoding uncharacterized protein (EggNog:ENOG503PYI5; COG:S), giving the protein MLDQVIILQDSAQRLSTTYNTLTYRVLCSDSSLRDLFSSIKTVSVALDSCRGLLEQLKSGTTSIPIPTDLSPRLKANLEECKEAFADADEKAKKLMPQLGQLGSTKLFEIFTPAEIYRLTSQLYARGREFYRVGQAIRLQTTSQLPQNILSNTRQPFGQPLQIRGFQPIVQFQTPRFQYQPNNTPNIDEKSQPTGHTTLHDLCATTGRTTKTTTVIKSLLERGADPTATLNAAYSQLTAVHIASYHNNVAALEAIKDSMTTIKTFTYQPTTTRYTHYQTAPSNYTSYQPTSYIGQYKWKSLLKQKDFRGMTPLHWAAYGVCPEAAEFLLKEVEDAGLRQEVVDGRDREGRTALIVLAGGYKLRDRESVTKIAKGLVKAGASLDVGDRRGKTARGMVVELGVEKEAAGKKEEEQTGGGGGGVFELGYQGGCQAYRWQGYQGGGQQSNGLPGWKGNSYQGGGWTSGR; this is encoded by the exons ATGTTGGACCAGGTCATCATACTACAGGATTCCGCCCAGAGGCTCTCAACAACCTACAACACCTTGACCTACCGGGTCCTATGCAGTGACAGCAGTCTCAGGGATCTTTTCAGTAGCATCAAGACTGTCTCTGTAGCACTGGACTCGTGCAGAGGTCTTCTTGAACAGCTCAAGTCTGGCACAACCAGCATTCCGATACCCACAGATCTCTCCCCGCGTCTTAAGGCAAACCTGGAGGAGTGCAAGGAGGCCTTTGCGGATGCCGACGAGAAGGCAAAAAAGCTGATGCCCCAGCTCGGTCAGCTCGGTTCCACGAAGCTGTTTGAGATATTCACGCCTGCTGAGATATATCGGCTGACGAGTCAGCTATATGCGAGGGGACGGGAGTTTTATCGGGTTGGTCAGGCTATTAGGTT ACAAACAACCTCACAactcccccaaaacatcctctccaacacccGACAGCCATTCGGCCAGCCCCTCCAAATCCGAGGTTTCCAACCCATTGTTCAATTCCAAACCCCGAGATTCCAATACCagcccaacaacacccccaacatcGACGAGAAATCCCAACCGACCGGgcacaccaccctccacgaTCTATGCGCCACCACCGGAAgaaccaccaaaaccactACCGTCATCAAGTCCCTCCTGGAAAGAGGAGCCGACCCAACCGCCACACTCAACGCAGCTTATTCCCAGTTAACAGCCGTACACATCGCCTCCTACCACAACAACGTCGCCGCGCTGGAAGCCATCAAGGACAGTATGACAACTATCAAAACATTTACATACCAGCCAACTACCACCAGGTACACCCACTATCAGACAGCCCCCAGTAATTACACTTCCTACCAGCCTACAAGTTACATCGGGCAGTACAAATGGAAGAGTCTGCTCAAACAGAAAGATTTCCGGGGCATGACGCCCCTTCACTGGGCAGCCTATGGTGTCTGTCCTGAGGCGGCAGAGTTCTTGCTTaaagaggtggaggatgctgGGTTGAGgcaagaggtggttgatggcaggGATCGAGAGGGGAGGACGGCGTTGATTGTTCTGGCGGGGGGGTATAAGTTGCGAGATAGGGAATCGGTGACAAAGATTGCGAAGGGACTTGTCAAGGCGGGGGCGAGTTTGGATGTTGGGGATAGGAGGGGGAAGACGgcgagggggatggtggttgagcttggggttgagaaggaggcggctgggaagaaggaggaggagcagacgggtggtggtggtggtggtgtttttgaaTTGGGCTATCAAGGGGGTTGTCAGGCTTATAGGTGGCAGGGTTAtcagggaggggggcagCAGAGTAATGGTTTGCCGGGTTGGAAGGGAAATAGCTatcagggaggaggttggacaAGTGGGAGGTAA
- a CDS encoding uncharacterized protein (COG:S; EggNog:ENOG503P5WI) has protein sequence MAAPATQATATPPTQATGPISDADVAEWKDKFSKVFAAPSEHFNSKSPATAQPWTHNFWNFVNPLETCLMTWCLPCVVFGRTHHRVNKSASLRGYEPINTSCLLFCGSTAVCMQWLPMAIQRADFRAKYNLQGSCAVDVALACCCGCCDIVQMDKEAELRASGEQSQNGIQEQYKAAEVMVVPVEQKQ, from the exons ATGGCCGCTCCCGCCACCCAAGCCACTGCTACCCCTCCGACCCAGGCCACCGGTCCCATCTCTGACGCCGACGTGGCCGAGTGGAAAGACAAGTTCAGCAAAGTCTTCGCCGCACCCTCCGAGCACTTCAACTCCAAGTCGCCCGCCACCGCTCAGCCATGGACACACAACTTCTGGAACTTTGTTAATCCGCTCGAGACATGTCTTATGACTTGGTGCTTGCCGTGTGTCGTGTTTGGCAGGACACATCACAGGGTGAACAAGAGCGCTAGTCTGAGGGGCTACGAGCCTATCAACACTTCG TGCCTTCTATTCTGCGGTTCAACAGCTGTCTGCATGCAGTGGCTTCCCATGGCGATTCAGAGAGCGGATTTCCGAGCCAAGTACAACCTTCAGGGTAGCTGCGCGGTGGATGTTGCCTTGGCGTGCTGCTGCGGGTGCTGTGACATCGTGCAGATGGATAAGGAGGCTGAGCTGAGGGCTTCTGGGGAGCAGAGCCAGAATGGGATTCAGGAGCAGTATAAAGCTGCTGAGGTTATGGTTGTGCCTGTGGAGCAGAAGCAGTAg
- a CDS encoding uncharacterized protein (EggNog:ENOG503P1AD; COG:S) yields the protein MRAKSPGENANLTLIPGDVFVIEAYIQVHWPWLTLFVVETLMATWLLALTIMMTKDEPLYKSSALALLKHRIPGWEKDGSSSKVSIKRGSQVVDYEVEVKQSVIEVRDTEKRLKDSARDVLVQFDRGSAGETIVTTRTRAK from the exons ATGCGAGCCAAGAGCCCCGGAGAAAATGCCAACCTGACCCTGATCCCCGGGGATGTCTTCGTCATCGAAGCCTACATTCAAGTTCATTGGCCCTGGTTGACTCTCTTTGTGGTCGAGACACTCATGGCTACCTGGCTGTTGGCTCTCACGATTATGATGACCAAAGACGAACCGCTGTACAAGAGTTCCGCGTTGGCATTGCTCAAGCATAGAATTCCGGGTTGGGAGAAAGATGGGAGCAGTAGCAAG GTGTCTATCAAGCGTGGCTCTCAAGTGGTCGATTACGAAGTTGAGGTGAAGCAATCGGTCATAGAAGTCAGGGACACAGAGAAGCGGTTGAAAGATAGCGCGCGGGATGTGTTGGTTCAGTTCGACCGGGGAAGTGCAGGAGAAACGATTGTTACTACACGAACAAGGGCGAAATAG